One genomic segment of Streptomyces niveus includes these proteins:
- a CDS encoding lysophospholipid acyltransferase family protein, whose product MSAWLPTAPCTPQLCAPRADALRRGVFAASARLLAGLVAVIVGILLVPPVALLGAGRRDRLTRGWTRTVIRAFGLRIRTDGAPPAPMSDTQVSTGLLPDTPGGVLVVANHISWLDIPLVATLFPGRVLAKSDIRSWPVLGTVAARGGTLFVERDRLRALPDTVRDVSDALRAGSRVIVFPEGSTWCGRDQGRFTAAMFQAALDAGVPVRPVRIGYRPLGPAAFVGDDPLAVSLWRIVLARGLTAEIEVLPLIPAARHTDRRSLARAAQTAVASDSANRPASSVHQWVNSIPAPASSVRTRS is encoded by the coding sequence ATGAGCGCCTGGCTGCCCACGGCGCCCTGCACCCCGCAGCTCTGCGCCCCCCGGGCGGACGCCCTGCGCCGGGGCGTGTTCGCCGCGTCCGCGCGGCTGCTGGCCGGTCTCGTCGCCGTGATCGTCGGCATCCTGCTCGTGCCGCCGGTCGCCCTGCTCGGCGCCGGGCGGCGCGACCGGCTGACCAGAGGGTGGACGCGTACGGTGATCCGGGCCTTCGGGCTGCGTATCCGGACCGACGGCGCGCCCCCCGCGCCGATGTCCGACACGCAGGTGTCCACTGGGCTCCTGCCCGACACGCCCGGCGGGGTGCTCGTCGTCGCCAACCACATCTCCTGGCTGGACATCCCGCTCGTCGCGACCCTCTTCCCGGGGCGGGTGCTGGCCAAGAGCGACATCCGGAGCTGGCCCGTCCTCGGCACCGTCGCGGCGCGCGGCGGCACGCTCTTCGTGGAGCGCGACCGGCTCCGCGCGCTGCCGGACACCGTACGAGACGTCAGTGACGCCCTGCGCGCGGGATCCCGCGTGATCGTCTTCCCCGAGGGCAGCACCTGGTGCGGCAGGGACCAGGGACGTTTCACCGCGGCCATGTTCCAGGCGGCGCTGGACGCGGGGGTACCCGTCCGTCCCGTACGGATCGGCTACCGCCCGCTGGGTCCCGCCGCCTTCGTCGGCGACGACCCGCTCGCCGTCTCACTGTGGCGCATCGTGCTGGCCCGCGGGCTCACGGCGGAGATCGAGGTACTGCCCCTGATCCCCGCCGCCCGCCACACCGACCGCCGCTCGCTGGCCCGCGCCGCTCAGACCGCCGTCGCCAGCGACAGCGCGAACCGCCCGGCCTCGTCGGTCCACCAGTGGGTCAACTCCATTCCCGCACCCGCCAGTTCGGTGCGGACACGGTCCTGA
- a CDS encoding GNAT family N-acetyltransferase, translating to MSASPAVIPATLPTQLPLPASVPDQRYLVSLARDPEDVRAAQRLRYMVFAGEMGALVDGPEPGLDGDDFDAYCDHLLVREAGTGEVVGTYRLLPPDRARAAGRLYSESEFDLQRLDHIRDDLVEVGRSCVHPLHRNGAVIALIWAGLARYMTRTGHNWMAGCCSLPLSDGGSLASATWNTVKDRNLAPEEYWVTPHRLWTPDSATVPAARAELPALLRGYLRLGAWVCGAPAHDPEFGVADLYVLLSLRRTNPRYLRHFLSLAPAR from the coding sequence ATGTCCGCCTCACCCGCCGTCATCCCCGCCACCCTCCCCACCCAGCTCCCTCTCCCCGCCTCCGTCCCCGACCAGCGCTATCTCGTCTCCCTCGCCCGCGACCCGGAGGACGTACGCGCCGCCCAGCGCCTGCGCTACATGGTCTTCGCCGGTGAGATGGGCGCCCTCGTAGACGGGCCCGAGCCCGGCCTCGACGGCGACGACTTCGACGCCTACTGCGACCACCTGCTGGTACGCGAGGCCGGGACCGGCGAGGTCGTGGGCACGTACCGGCTGCTGCCGCCCGACCGCGCCCGCGCCGCCGGACGGCTCTACTCCGAGAGCGAGTTCGACCTCCAGCGGCTCGACCACATACGCGACGACCTCGTGGAGGTCGGCCGCTCCTGCGTCCACCCCCTGCACCGCAACGGCGCCGTCATCGCCCTGATCTGGGCCGGGCTCGCCCGCTACATGACCCGCACCGGCCACAACTGGATGGCCGGCTGCTGCTCCCTCCCGCTGAGCGACGGCGGCTCCCTCGCCTCGGCGACCTGGAACACCGTCAAGGACCGCAACCTCGCGCCGGAGGAGTACTGGGTCACCCCGCACCGCCTCTGGACCCCCGACAGCGCCACCGTCCCGGCCGCACGCGCCGAACTCCCCGCGCTGCTCCGCGGCTATCTGCGGCTCGGTGCCTGGGTCTGCGGCGCGCCCGCGCACGACCCGGAGTTCGGGGTCGCCGACCTGTACGTCCTGCTGTCGCTGCGCCGCACCAACCCCCGCTATCTGCGGCACTTCCTCTCGCTCGCCCCGGCGCGATGA
- a CDS encoding extracellular solute-binding protein: MKNRFLVGSAVFASSVALVGCGMLPGGDDKVITIWLMKDSVSTAYLDRFTEAYEKENPSVELKVEIQEWTGIGKKVMAALDSDDSPDIIEVGNTQVAQYAESNGLRDLTLESVRDLGSEDWLPGLAEPGSINGSQFGIPWYAANRVVIYNKDLFAEAGIEELPKTRAEWLDITAQLDRGGRQGIYLAGQDWYTLSGFIWDENGELAVESGGEWEGRLNTPEAIRGMKFYKELQALGDGPKDSDEVKPVQEGEFAKGDIAQIIDTPNSAVQIEEKNPDLKGKLGFFPVPGKTAEAPGAVFTGGSDLIVPKNSSHRSAAVEVVKALAGEKWQTDLAKTMSYVPNKTTLADVIEGQEATAAMAAGAAEGRATPNSPKWANVELDNPIKLYMTAVLQGEDPETAATVADAKIAAALR, translated from the coding sequence GTGAAAAACCGCTTCCTTGTCGGATCCGCCGTGTTCGCGTCCTCCGTAGCACTCGTGGGATGCGGGATGCTCCCCGGCGGCGACGACAAGGTCATCACCATCTGGCTCATGAAGGACAGCGTCTCCACGGCGTACCTGGACCGGTTCACCGAGGCGTACGAGAAGGAGAACCCCTCGGTCGAGCTGAAGGTCGAGATCCAGGAGTGGACCGGGATCGGCAAGAAGGTGATGGCCGCGCTGGACTCCGACGACTCGCCGGACATCATCGAGGTCGGCAACACCCAGGTCGCGCAGTACGCGGAGAGCAACGGCCTGCGGGACCTGACGCTGGAGTCCGTACGCGACCTGGGCAGCGAGGACTGGCTGCCGGGCCTCGCCGAGCCGGGGAGCATCAACGGCTCACAGTTCGGCATACCTTGGTACGCCGCCAACCGCGTCGTCATCTACAACAAGGACCTCTTCGCGGAGGCCGGCATCGAGGAACTGCCCAAGACCCGCGCCGAGTGGCTGGACATCACGGCCCAGCTCGACCGGGGGGGCCGGCAGGGCATCTATCTGGCCGGTCAGGACTGGTACACCCTCTCCGGTTTCATCTGGGACGAGAACGGTGAACTGGCGGTCGAGTCGGGCGGCGAGTGGGAAGGCAGGCTCAACACCCCCGAGGCGATCAGGGGCATGAAGTTCTACAAGGAGCTGCAGGCGCTCGGCGACGGCCCGAAGGACTCCGACGAGGTCAAGCCGGTGCAGGAGGGCGAGTTCGCGAAGGGCGACATCGCACAGATCATCGACACCCCCAACTCCGCGGTCCAGATCGAGGAGAAGAACCCGGACCTCAAGGGCAAGCTCGGCTTCTTCCCGGTCCCCGGCAAGACCGCCGAGGCACCCGGCGCGGTCTTCACCGGCGGCTCCGACCTCATCGTCCCCAAGAACTCCTCGCACCGGTCGGCGGCGGTCGAGGTGGTCAAGGCGCTCGCGGGCGAGAAGTGGCAGACGGATCTGGCCAAGACGATGAGCTACGTGCCGAACAAGACGACGCTCGCGGATGTCATCGAGGGCCAGGAGGCCACGGCCGCGATGGCGGCGGGCGCGGCGGAGGGGCGCGCGACGCCCAACTCGCCGAAGTGGGCCAACGTCGAGCTGGACAACCCGATCAAGCTGTACATGACGGCCGTCCTCCAGGGTGAGGACCCGGAGACGGCCGCGACGGTGGCGGACGCGAAGATCGCGGCGGCGCTGCGGTAG
- a CDS encoding dodecin, with translation MSNHTYRVTEIYGTSEAGVDEAIRNGIGRASQTLRGLDWFEVTQVRGHIVDGQIEHYQVGLKVGFRLEDGDTAG, from the coding sequence ATGAGCAACCACACCTACCGGGTCACCGAGATCTACGGCACCTCCGAGGCGGGCGTGGACGAGGCCATCCGTAACGGAATCGGCCGGGCGTCCCAGACCCTCCGCGGGCTCGACTGGTTCGAGGTGACGCAGGTCCGCGGCCATATCGTCGACGGGCAGATCGAGCACTACCAGGTCGGGCTCAAGGTCGGCTTCCGCCTGGAGGACGGCGACACGGCGGGCTGA